The following coding sequences are from one Capsicum annuum cultivar UCD-10X-F1 chromosome 3, UCD10Xv1.1, whole genome shotgun sequence window:
- the LOC107862184 gene encoding cysteine-rich receptor-like protein kinase 43 isoform X1 encodes MGFLSSFCSCFEKRLKRGGHGVGDEDDDDSSDLFYDLQALQIATNFFSDLNKLGHGGFGPVYKGVMPNGQEVAVKKLSIDSRQGIREFANEVKVLLKIQHKNLVVLLGCCIEGPAKMLVYEYLPNKSLDCFLFAKEKSPSLDWTKRFQIVTGIARGLLYLHEEAPVRIIHRDIKAGNILLDEQLNPKISDFGLARLFPEDDTHVNTFKISGTYGYIAPEYALHGYLSVKADVFSFGVLLLEIVSGRKNSDGRLGPQKADVLRYAWELFQERKTLELVDSSLENYDADEAAMCIQLGLLCCQSSVSDRPDMNSVNLALSSDSFTLPRPGKPAIQGRVSRWTTDSSSAFTKNTTATNASSTVTGATNATTTTRVSEGSSFVEDFSRNSISCSSINEGR; translated from the exons ATGGGATTCCTCTCTAGTTTCTGCAGTTGTTTCGAAAAACGACTAAAACGCGGCGGCCATGGCGTCGGAGACGAAGATGATGACGACTCTTCTGATTTGTTCTATGACCTCCAGGCTTTGCAAATTGCTACTAACTTCTTCTCCGACCTTAATAAGCTTGGTCACGGAGGGTTTGGACCCGTCTACAAG GGAGTGATGCCAAACGGTCAGGAAGTTGCTGTAAAGAAGTTATCCATAGATTCAAGACAGGGAATAAGAGAATTCGCTAATGAGGTGAAAGTATTATTGAAAATTCAGCACAAAAATCTGGTTGTTTTGTTGGGATGTTGCATAGAAGGACCTGCAAAGATGCTTGTGTATGAGTATCTGCCAAATAAAAGCCTTGACTGCTTCCTCTTCG CTAAGGAGAAGTCTCCATCTTTGGATTGGACGAAGAGATTCCAAATAGTAACTGGCATTGCAAGAGGTCTTCTTTATTTGCACGAAGAAGCCCCTGTAAGAATCATACATAGAGACATTAAGGCTGGTAATATATTGCTGGACGAGCAATTAAATCCAAAGATCTCAGACTTCGGTCTGGCTAGGCTGTTTCCGGAGGACGACACTCATGTAAATACATTTAAAATCTCTGGTACATA TGGTTATATTGCTCCGGAGTATGCATTACATGGCTATTTGTCTGTGAAGGCAGACGTGTTTAGCTTCGGCGTTTTGCTATTAGAGATCGTGAGTGGAAGGAAAAACAGTGATGGGAGGCTTGGTCCTCAAAAGGCAGACGTCTTAAGATAT GCATGGGAACTGTTTCAAGAAAGGAAGACTCTGGAGCTGGTTGATTCCAGCCTAGAAAACTATGATGCTGATGAAGCAGCAATGTGTATTCAGTTAGGATTGCTGTGCTGTCAATCTAGTGTTTCAGATAGACCTGATATGAACTCTGTTAATCTCGCGCTTTCAAGTGATTCATTTACTTTACCAAGACCTGGGAAACCTGCAATTCAAGGCCGTGTAAGCAGATGGACAACTGATAGTTCTAGTGCCTTCACCAAAAATACTACTGCTACTAATGCTAGTAGTACAGTAACTGGCGCGACAAATGCTACAACTACTACTAGAGTTTCTGAAGGCAGTAGTTTTGTGGAGGATTTTTCTAGAAATTCAATCTCGTGTTCTTCTATAAATGAAGGTAGATGA
- the LOC107862184 gene encoding cysteine-rich receptor-like protein kinase 43 isoform X2, producing MPNGQEVAVKKLSIDSRQGIREFANEVKVLLKIQHKNLVVLLGCCIEGPAKMLVYEYLPNKSLDCFLFAKEKSPSLDWTKRFQIVTGIARGLLYLHEEAPVRIIHRDIKAGNILLDEQLNPKISDFGLARLFPEDDTHVNTFKISGTYGYIAPEYALHGYLSVKADVFSFGVLLLEIVSGRKNSDGRLGPQKADVLRYAWELFQERKTLELVDSSLENYDADEAAMCIQLGLLCCQSSVSDRPDMNSVNLALSSDSFTLPRPGKPAIQGRVSRWTTDSSSAFTKNTTATNASSTVTGATNATTTTRVSEGSSFVEDFSRNSISCSSINEGR from the exons ATGCCAAACGGTCAGGAAGTTGCTGTAAAGAAGTTATCCATAGATTCAAGACAGGGAATAAGAGAATTCGCTAATGAGGTGAAAGTATTATTGAAAATTCAGCACAAAAATCTGGTTGTTTTGTTGGGATGTTGCATAGAAGGACCTGCAAAGATGCTTGTGTATGAGTATCTGCCAAATAAAAGCCTTGACTGCTTCCTCTTCG CTAAGGAGAAGTCTCCATCTTTGGATTGGACGAAGAGATTCCAAATAGTAACTGGCATTGCAAGAGGTCTTCTTTATTTGCACGAAGAAGCCCCTGTAAGAATCATACATAGAGACATTAAGGCTGGTAATATATTGCTGGACGAGCAATTAAATCCAAAGATCTCAGACTTCGGTCTGGCTAGGCTGTTTCCGGAGGACGACACTCATGTAAATACATTTAAAATCTCTGGTACATA TGGTTATATTGCTCCGGAGTATGCATTACATGGCTATTTGTCTGTGAAGGCAGACGTGTTTAGCTTCGGCGTTTTGCTATTAGAGATCGTGAGTGGAAGGAAAAACAGTGATGGGAGGCTTGGTCCTCAAAAGGCAGACGTCTTAAGATAT GCATGGGAACTGTTTCAAGAAAGGAAGACTCTGGAGCTGGTTGATTCCAGCCTAGAAAACTATGATGCTGATGAAGCAGCAATGTGTATTCAGTTAGGATTGCTGTGCTGTCAATCTAGTGTTTCAGATAGACCTGATATGAACTCTGTTAATCTCGCGCTTTCAAGTGATTCATTTACTTTACCAAGACCTGGGAAACCTGCAATTCAAGGCCGTGTAAGCAGATGGACAACTGATAGTTCTAGTGCCTTCACCAAAAATACTACTGCTACTAATGCTAGTAGTACAGTAACTGGCGCGACAAATGCTACAACTACTACTAGAGTTTCTGAAGGCAGTAGTTTTGTGGAGGATTTTTCTAGAAATTCAATCTCGTGTTCTTCTATAAATGAAGGTAGATGA